A window of the Streptomyces griseochromogenes genome harbors these coding sequences:
- a CDS encoding sensor histidine kinase — protein sequence MRLSTRVGLAVGCTVPLLVLASGWLLLHLVARDLHRAEDQHLRRRAAAVAPDARALLRASQKGRPKAADTRERQLFSAALDVGVRIVGPEAVFSGGPQPGPSVKLPDRTAGPVSVRDGARGWRALARPIRGATVSGTLWVFSPDTADRTQLGLVRRRVLLTALLAAPLSGLLAWGLAGGASAPLRRLTRRTAGLDPRTSGTRLDHTRTGVREVDELAATLRTVLARYDEQAARTAEALDTARSFSSAAAHELRTPLMSMGTNLEILAGHPDLPGPDRAEVVADLRHEHARLLGLLLMLRELGRGDLVEAEAFRDVDLSDVADAAVAEARRRAPDAGIGLDTAPGLTVHGWEPGLRLLLDNLLGNALAHGRDSQGRAWVQVSVTGAAEHVLIAVEDRGAGVPPDARGRIFERFQRGPDSGGSGLGLTLVAQQAALHGGSVAVTDPPGGVGARFEVRLPAGDGGLPGRRDWLIGTDRADRSQRFPKDGL from the coding sequence GTGAGACTCTCCACCCGTGTCGGCCTCGCCGTCGGCTGCACCGTCCCGCTGCTGGTCCTGGCGTCCGGCTGGCTGCTGCTGCACCTGGTCGCCCGCGATCTGCACCGCGCCGAGGACCAGCACCTGCGCCGGCGCGCGGCGGCCGTCGCCCCGGACGCCCGGGCGCTGCTGCGAGCGTCGCAGAAGGGCCGCCCCAAGGCCGCCGACACCCGGGAACGACAGCTGTTCAGCGCCGCGCTCGACGTCGGTGTGCGGATCGTCGGACCGGAGGCGGTCTTCAGCGGCGGACCCCAGCCCGGGCCCTCGGTGAAGCTGCCCGACCGCACCGCCGGACCGGTCAGCGTCCGCGACGGCGCCCGTGGCTGGCGTGCCCTGGCCCGGCCGATCCGGGGCGCCACCGTCTCCGGCACCCTGTGGGTCTTCTCGCCCGACACCGCCGACCGCACCCAGCTGGGGCTCGTACGGCGCCGGGTGCTGCTCACCGCACTGCTCGCCGCACCCTTGTCCGGGCTGCTCGCCTGGGGCCTGGCCGGCGGCGCGAGCGCACCCCTGCGCCGGCTGACCCGACGCACCGCCGGCCTCGACCCGCGCACCAGCGGCACACGGCTCGACCACACCCGGACCGGGGTGCGCGAGGTCGACGAGCTAGCGGCCACCCTGCGGACCGTCCTCGCCCGCTACGACGAACAGGCCGCGCGCACCGCCGAGGCCCTGGACACCGCCCGCTCCTTCTCCTCCGCGGCCGCGCACGAGTTGCGTACCCCGCTGATGAGCATGGGCACCAACCTGGAGATCCTCGCCGGACATCCCGACCTGCCCGGGCCCGACCGCGCCGAGGTCGTCGCCGACCTGCGGCACGAACACGCCCGGCTGCTGGGCCTGTTGCTCATGCTGCGCGAGCTGGGCCGTGGGGACCTGGTGGAGGCGGAGGCGTTCCGGGACGTCGATCTGTCCGACGTGGCCGACGCCGCCGTCGCCGAGGCCCGCCGCCGCGCTCCGGACGCCGGCATCGGCCTCGACACGGCGCCCGGTCTCACCGTGCACGGCTGGGAGCCGGGCCTCAGGCTGCTGCTCGACAACCTGCTCGGCAACGCCCTCGCCCACGGCCGCGACAGCCAGGGCCGGGCGTGGGTTCAGGTGAGCGTGACCGGTGCCGCGGAGCACGTCCTGATCGCGGTGGAGGACCGTGGGGCCGGTGTACCACCGGATGCCCGGGGCCGGATCTTCGAGCGGTTCCAGCGGGGCCCGGACAGCGGGGGCTCGGGGCTCGGTCTCACCCTCGTCGCCCAGCAGGCGGCCCTGCACGGGGGAAGCGTCGCGGTGACGGACCCGCCGGGCGGTGTGGGAGCGCGCTTCGAGGTGCGGCTGCCCGCGGGGGACGGCGGGCTGCCCGGCCGACGGGACTGGCTGATCGGCACAGACCGGGCAGACCGGTCACAGAGATTCCCCAAAGACGGTCTCTAG
- a CDS encoding serine hydrolase domain-containing protein has product MSHSPARLRKGAAAAVAAATLMVPLAGAPTEAAPAYAADSPSPSPSGSDVRTLTPDVARRLDAAVQKVMTEANVPGVTVGIWTPHQGSYVASYGVADKSDGRNMTPNLYMRIGSETKTFTVTALLQLVDQGKVGLDDPIGKYVDGVPDGGTITLRQLAGMRSGLFNYSEDDGFYKALTSDPRRGFTPQELLGYAFGHPVLFPPGQKFSYSNTNLILLGLVVEKMSGQPLGTYIQRNILDPAGMRNTLFPVGAEFPVPHAQGYTDQTADGKVADAAGWNPSWGWAAGAMISKQDDLRVWARTVATGQLPDGRWMISPATQRQRLTTPATPIPGAGYGLGIFDVQGWIGHNGSLPGYESLTVYLPSARATLVVLLNTDIDHNGQEPSTLFGEAITKIVSPGHVFDLPAQPAAR; this is encoded by the coding sequence ATGTCGCATTCGCCCGCACGCCTGCGCAAGGGAGCCGCGGCCGCCGTCGCGGCGGCGACGCTGATGGTGCCCCTCGCCGGCGCTCCCACGGAGGCGGCCCCCGCGTACGCCGCGGACTCGCCGAGCCCCTCCCCTTCGGGTTCGGACGTGCGTACCCTCACCCCCGACGTGGCCCGCCGGCTCGACGCCGCGGTGCAGAAGGTGATGACCGAGGCGAACGTGCCCGGCGTGACGGTGGGCATCTGGACGCCCCACCAGGGCAGTTACGTGGCCTCGTACGGTGTCGCCGACAAGAGCGACGGCCGGAACATGACGCCGAACCTGTACATGCGGATCGGCAGCGAGACCAAGACGTTCACCGTGACGGCGCTGCTGCAGCTGGTGGACCAGGGCAAGGTGGGTCTGGACGATCCGATCGGCAAGTACGTCGACGGCGTGCCGGACGGCGGCACGATCACGCTGCGGCAGCTGGCGGGCATGCGCAGCGGCCTGTTCAACTACTCGGAGGACGACGGCTTCTACAAGGCGCTCACGTCCGATCCCCGGCGCGGCTTCACACCCCAGGAGTTGCTCGGCTATGCCTTCGGGCATCCGGTGCTGTTCCCGCCGGGGCAGAAGTTCTCGTACTCCAACACCAATCTCATCCTGCTGGGCCTGGTGGTCGAGAAGATGAGCGGGCAGCCGCTCGGGACCTACATCCAGCGGAACATCCTCGACCCGGCCGGCATGCGGAACACGCTGTTCCCGGTCGGCGCGGAGTTCCCCGTCCCGCACGCGCAGGGCTACACGGACCAGACGGCCGACGGCAAAGTCGCGGACGCGGCCGGCTGGAACCCGTCCTGGGGGTGGGCGGCGGGCGCGATGATCTCGAAGCAGGACGATCTGCGGGTGTGGGCGCGCACGGTGGCCACCGGCCAACTGCCGGACGGCCGCTGGATGATCAGCCCTGCCACGCAGAGGCAGCGGCTCACCACACCCGCGACGCCCATCCCGGGCGCGGGGTACGGGCTCGGCATCTTCGATGTGCAGGGCTGGATCGGACACAACGGCTCGCTGCCGGGCTATGAGTCCCTGACCGTCTATCTCCCGTCGGCGCGGGCGACCCTCGTGGTGCTCCTCAACACCGACATCGACCACAACGGCCAGGAACCGAGCACCCTGTTCGGCGAGGCGATCACGAAGATCGTCTCGCCCGGTCACGTCTTCGACCTGCCGGCCCAGCCGGCGGCCAGGTGA
- a CDS encoding PP2C family protein-serine/threonine phosphatase, whose product MTSVRGWSSRRNREERGWLRGAPPPRWVRVLPVLLLVAVTAATTVTPHARDLGFLLGAIPPLAVLSYGPLATAALGALVVVVLNVPSTHLDRPGNTDLLTIVFVALLSVFVSYVRSRRDAQLDTERAIGEAVQRAVMPPLPVRVGRVGCAGFYRAAEDGTLVGGDFFDVREGPYGVRAVMGDVRGHGLSAVATVVSLLGAFREAVLDQPDLESVAARLDRRLAVDAAGVRHGELFATAVLLEFTADARAVRVVVCGHPAPVLLHDGRAEELSVAGAAPLGLALVGVEPPKEVTVPLEPGDRLLLASDGVWEARDASGGFYPLPERLAALADTASGELAGAVWADLGRRRYEVRDDASVLVLTPGTAIT is encoded by the coding sequence GTGACATCGGTGCGCGGCTGGTCGTCGCGTCGGAACCGGGAGGAGCGCGGCTGGCTGCGGGGCGCACCACCGCCGCGGTGGGTGCGGGTGCTGCCGGTACTGCTTCTCGTGGCGGTGACGGCGGCCACGACCGTCACTCCGCACGCGCGCGATCTCGGATTCCTGCTGGGCGCGATCCCGCCGCTCGCCGTTCTGTCGTACGGTCCGCTGGCCACCGCCGCCCTGGGAGCGCTGGTCGTCGTGGTGCTGAACGTGCCGAGCACCCACCTGGACCGCCCCGGCAACACCGATCTGCTGACCATCGTGTTCGTCGCCCTGCTGAGCGTGTTCGTGTCCTATGTGCGCAGCCGGCGGGATGCCCAGCTGGACACGGAGCGCGCGATCGGTGAGGCGGTGCAGCGAGCCGTGATGCCGCCTTTGCCGGTACGCGTCGGACGGGTCGGGTGCGCCGGTTTCTACCGGGCCGCAGAGGACGGGACGCTGGTCGGCGGGGACTTCTTCGACGTGCGGGAGGGGCCGTACGGCGTCCGCGCGGTGATGGGGGACGTACGGGGGCACGGGCTGTCGGCGGTCGCGACGGTGGTGTCACTGCTGGGCGCCTTCCGGGAGGCGGTGCTGGACCAGCCGGATCTGGAGTCGGTCGCGGCCCGGCTGGACCGCAGGCTGGCGGTGGACGCGGCGGGGGTACGGCACGGCGAGCTGTTCGCGACGGCTGTGCTGCTGGAGTTCACGGCCGACGCGCGTGCGGTGCGGGTGGTCGTCTGCGGGCATCCGGCGCCGGTGCTGCTGCACGACGGGCGGGCCGAGGAGCTGTCCGTGGCGGGGGCCGCTCCGCTCGGCCTGGCCCTGGTCGGCGTCGAGCCGCCCAAGGAGGTCACCGTGCCGCTGGAGCCGGGTGATCGCCTGCTGCTGGCCTCCGACGGGGTCTGGGAGGCCCGGGACGCCTCCGGCGGCTTCTATCCGCTGCCCGAGCGGCTGGCCGCCTTGGCGGACACGGCCTCCGGTGAGCTGGCCGGCGCCGTGTGGGCGGACCTCGGGCGGCGGCGCTACGAGGTCCGCGACGACGCCAGCGTGCTCGTCCTGACACCCGGCACGGCGATCACCTGA
- a CDS encoding tRNA-dependent cyclodipeptide synthase: MTTASVLMADVFEVQPYTSHCEVIFGEGAHAVIGVSPGNSYFSAQRLHDLARWGLDHFDRVDFVYTDLYVAEMYEASGYAPDEARRKAVKNLRGVRAKVRDAVSAADPEGKRLDWQPMSAFRTNPAYQEIHQRLKSRLQADSDFRAVCDALVSRFLSARGETVSERQRTVCLEYVCAEAPLFLDTPAILKVPSSLNCYHQLLPMAELLYSRGAGLRASRNQGHAIVTPAAPEGAAA; this comes from the coding sequence TTGACCACAGCATCCGTGCTGATGGCCGACGTCTTCGAGGTTCAGCCCTACACCTCTCACTGCGAAGTCATCTTCGGCGAGGGCGCACACGCCGTCATCGGCGTGTCGCCGGGCAACAGCTACTTTTCCGCCCAACGCCTGCACGACCTCGCCCGCTGGGGCCTGGACCACTTCGACAGGGTCGATTTCGTCTACACCGATCTGTACGTGGCCGAAATGTACGAGGCGTCCGGCTACGCGCCGGACGAGGCCCGCCGCAAAGCGGTGAAGAACCTGCGGGGCGTGCGCGCGAAGGTCCGTGACGCGGTCTCCGCGGCCGACCCGGAGGGCAAGCGGCTCGACTGGCAGCCGATGTCGGCCTTCCGCACCAACCCCGCCTACCAGGAGATCCACCAGCGGCTGAAGAGCCGGCTGCAGGCGGACAGCGACTTCCGCGCCGTCTGCGACGCCCTGGTGAGCCGCTTCCTGTCGGCCCGCGGCGAGACGGTGAGCGAGCGGCAGCGCACCGTGTGTCTGGAGTACGTGTGCGCCGAGGCTCCGCTCTTCCTCGACACCCCCGCCATCCTCAAGGTCCCGTCCTCGCTCAACTGCTACCACCAACTGCTGCCGATGGCCGAGCTGTTGTACTCCCGCGGCGCCGGTCTGCGCGCCTCCCGCAACCAGGGCCACGCCATCGTGACGCCCGCCGCCCCCGAAGGAGCCGCGGCATGA
- the tgmA gene encoding putative ATP-grasp-modified RiPP: MQPFTLNYARPAVQLDVTIPYAYDSGLQLNVLPDGRIAATDHTTLRALGTTTSTAGSKTHFDD, from the coding sequence ATGCAACCGTTCACGCTCAACTACGCACGGCCCGCTGTGCAGTTGGACGTCACCATTCCGTACGCGTACGACTCCGGACTGCAGTTGAACGTCCTCCCGGACGGCCGGATCGCCGCCACCGACCACACCACCTTGAGAGCACTGGGGACAACGACGTCAACGGCCGGCTCCAAGACGCACTTCGACGACTGA
- a CDS encoding response regulator transcription factor, with the protein MRETVCTGAVLVVDDDAAIRRSLERGLRLNGFAVRTAADGTQALASIGRTPPDVLVLDVSMPGMSGIEVCTRLRDEGRDLPVLMLSALDETADRIAGLQAGGDDYLVKPFALQELVLRLHALLRRRPPAGREVLRVAGLVIDPAARTAERDGRPLELTRREFELLEVLARNAGLVLTRDQLLERVWGYDFDVRTDAVDTFVSYLRRKLEAEGHGRLIHTVRGVGFVLRETRDTP; encoded by the coding sequence ATGAGGGAGACGGTGTGCACCGGCGCGGTGCTGGTCGTGGACGACGACGCGGCGATCCGCCGCTCGCTGGAGCGCGGGCTGCGGCTGAACGGCTTCGCGGTGCGTACCGCCGCCGACGGGACGCAGGCGCTCGCCTCGATCGGCCGGACACCGCCGGACGTCCTCGTGCTGGATGTGTCGATGCCCGGGATGAGCGGCATCGAGGTGTGTACACGGCTGCGGGACGAGGGACGCGACCTGCCCGTGCTGATGCTCTCCGCGCTCGACGAGACCGCCGACCGGATAGCCGGGCTGCAGGCGGGCGGGGACGACTACCTGGTCAAGCCGTTCGCCCTGCAGGAACTGGTGCTCAGGCTGCACGCCCTGCTGCGCCGGCGTCCGCCGGCCGGCCGGGAGGTGCTCCGGGTGGCCGGCCTGGTGATCGATCCGGCGGCGCGCACCGCCGAGCGGGACGGCCGGCCACTGGAGCTGACCCGCCGGGAGTTCGAGCTGCTGGAGGTGCTGGCCCGCAACGCCGGGCTGGTTCTCACCCGCGACCAGCTGCTGGAGCGGGTGTGGGGCTACGACTTCGACGTACGCACCGACGCCGTCGACACCTTCGTCAGCTATCTGCGGCGCAAGCTGGAGGCGGAGGGGCACGGCCGGCTGATCCACACGGTGCGCGGGGTCGGCTTCGTGCTCAGGGAAACGCGGGACACGCCGTGA
- a CDS encoding fructosamine kinase family protein, with the protein MANRGEDREEPGHAASRLTGRRVAGTRAASASPAEVTLEGGLVVMVKRGDAPGAVRAEVAGLRWLGESGAVRVPEVFGHDESWMVTERVPTGPPDGEAALRFGRALAALHAAGAPAFGAPPPGGPEDAYIGLAPMRNAPGADWPTWYAEHRVLPYARRAVDAGTVRPGQAAVIERVCERLADLAGPAEPPARLHGDLWNGNVLWGTDGEVRLIDPAAHGGHRETDLAMLRLFGCPHLDRVLAGYQEAAPLADGWQRRVGLHQLFPLLVHTVLFGGGYGEQALTAARDALAG; encoded by the coding sequence GTGGCCAACCGAGGCGAAGATCGCGAAGAACCAGGACATGCGGCGTCCCGGCTCACCGGGCGCCGGGTCGCGGGTACGCGGGCGGCGTCCGCCTCGCCCGCCGAAGTCACGCTCGAGGGCGGGCTGGTGGTGATGGTCAAGCGCGGCGACGCCCCCGGCGCCGTCCGCGCGGAGGTGGCCGGGCTGCGCTGGCTCGGCGAGTCGGGCGCGGTCCGGGTGCCGGAGGTGTTCGGCCATGACGAGTCGTGGATGGTCACCGAGCGCGTGCCGACCGGCCCTCCCGACGGCGAGGCGGCCCTGCGTTTCGGCCGCGCCCTGGCCGCCCTGCACGCCGCCGGAGCACCCGCCTTCGGGGCACCGCCGCCCGGCGGGCCCGAGGATGCCTACATCGGCCTCGCGCCCATGCGCAACGCACCGGGCGCCGACTGGCCCACCTGGTACGCCGAGCACCGGGTACTGCCGTACGCGCGCCGCGCCGTCGACGCCGGCACCGTGCGGCCTGGCCAGGCCGCGGTGATCGAGCGGGTCTGCGAGCGGCTCGCGGATCTCGCCGGGCCGGCCGAGCCGCCCGCGCGACTGCACGGCGACCTGTGGAACGGCAATGTGCTGTGGGGCACCGACGGGGAGGTCCGGCTGATCGACCCCGCCGCGCACGGCGGGCACCGGGAGACCGACCTGGCGATGCTTCGGCTGTTCGGCTGTCCTCATCTGGACCGGGTGCTGGCCGGATACCAGGAGGCGGCACCACTGGCCGACGGCTGGCAGCGGCGCGTCGGCCTGCACCAGCTCTTCCCGCTCCTGGTGCACACGGTCCTCTTCGGCGGCGGATACGGCGAACAGGCCCTCACCGCGGCCCGCGACGCCCTGGCGGGATGA
- a CDS encoding SCO6745 family protein yields MAGGTARGMWERYEPVHDLVYFAPEARRAADRLGMRGFWMGYFALRAAPLGAVSPAVVTSGFYVFHPARVARALPDAWGYAAPANVLAARWDAMDAAMTRVFGPERAGSADLAEAADLAWEAAAAADTPGRVLAAANQALERPERPTVRLWQALTTLREHRGDGHVAVLVGLGIGPVEAMVLKAAAGESDGSFLRETRQWEAADWAAAEAALRERGLLAEDGSLTRAGAARRDVIETRTDDAAERPWSALGAERTARLAELLEPLARAVQDSGLLPPGNPVGLTRGRLTGR; encoded by the coding sequence GTGGCGGGCGGGACGGCGCGGGGGATGTGGGAGCGGTACGAGCCGGTGCACGATCTCGTGTACTTCGCACCCGAGGCACGACGGGCGGCGGACCGGCTGGGGATGCGCGGGTTCTGGATGGGGTACTTCGCGCTGCGGGCGGCGCCGCTGGGCGCGGTGTCCCCGGCCGTGGTGACGAGTGGTTTCTATGTCTTCCATCCCGCCCGGGTGGCCCGCGCCCTGCCCGACGCATGGGGGTACGCCGCTCCGGCGAATGTGCTGGCGGCCCGGTGGGATGCCATGGACGCGGCGATGACCCGTGTGTTCGGGCCGGAGAGGGCGGGGTCGGCCGACCTCGCGGAGGCGGCCGATCTCGCGTGGGAGGCGGCGGCCGCGGCGGACACGCCGGGGCGGGTCCTGGCCGCCGCGAACCAGGCGCTGGAGCGGCCGGAGCGGCCGACGGTGCGGCTGTGGCAGGCCCTGACGACCTTGCGCGAGCACCGGGGTGACGGGCATGTCGCGGTCCTGGTGGGCCTCGGCATCGGGCCCGTCGAGGCCATGGTGCTCAAGGCGGCCGCCGGGGAGTCGGACGGATCGTTCCTGCGGGAGACCCGCCAGTGGGAGGCGGCGGACTGGGCCGCCGCCGAGGCCGCTCTGCGCGAGCGTGGCCTCCTCGCCGAGGACGGGTCGCTGACCCGGGCGGGCGCGGCCCGGCGCGATGTGATCGAGACCCGGACGGACGACGCGGCCGAGCGCCCGTGGAGCGCGCTCGGCGCGGAGCGCACCGCGCGCCTCGCCGAGCTGCTGGAGCCGCTGGCCCGCGCGGTCCAGGACTCGGGACTGCTGCCGCCCGGCAACCCGGTGGGCCTGACCCGAGGGCGTCTCACCGGTCGGTGA
- the tgmB gene encoding ATP-grasp ribosomal peptide maturase, whose translation MTVLILTSEEDVTADMVVLRLGEAGVPVVRLDPADLTNGVALSGEYVQGACRGHLSVGGRLVSMNGLRSIWVRRPGEAAARAAQPSAWLTEESSQALYGMLRCTDARWMNHPDAARRARHKPWQLRLAQDSGLAVPATLITTFPQAAREFAERFPDLVVKPVSGAHPQEPPRAVPTSRVAPDADFAAVAFGPTLLQRRVSKRADIRLTVVGDRLLAARKPADPDAHPDEVDVRFARSVSPWLPADVPPRVAEAVLRYLKDAELAYGAFDFAEDADGIWWFLECNQSGQFGFVEMDTGQPIAETIARWLAGDRRAARSCGDGDGETAS comes from the coding sequence ATGACCGTGCTCATCCTGACCAGTGAAGAGGACGTGACGGCGGACATGGTGGTCCTCCGGCTGGGCGAGGCGGGCGTGCCCGTGGTCCGGCTCGACCCTGCCGACCTCACCAACGGGGTGGCTCTGTCGGGCGAGTACGTGCAGGGCGCCTGCCGCGGACATCTGTCCGTCGGCGGGCGCCTGGTGAGCATGAACGGCCTGCGCTCCATCTGGGTGCGCAGGCCGGGTGAGGCGGCCGCACGCGCCGCCCAGCCCTCGGCCTGGCTGACGGAGGAGTCGTCCCAGGCGCTGTACGGCATGCTGCGCTGTACGGACGCGCGCTGGATGAACCACCCGGACGCGGCCCGCCGCGCCCGCCACAAGCCCTGGCAGCTGCGGCTCGCCCAGGACAGCGGGCTCGCGGTGCCGGCCACGCTGATCACGACGTTCCCGCAGGCGGCCCGGGAGTTCGCCGAACGCTTCCCGGACCTGGTGGTCAAGCCCGTCTCCGGCGCCCATCCGCAGGAACCGCCGCGGGCGGTGCCCACCAGTCGGGTCGCTCCGGACGCCGACTTCGCCGCCGTCGCCTTCGGCCCGACGCTGTTGCAGCGCCGGGTCTCGAAACGGGCCGACATCCGGCTCACGGTCGTCGGCGACCGGCTGCTGGCCGCGCGCAAGCCGGCCGATCCGGACGCCCACCCCGACGAGGTGGACGTCCGCTTCGCCCGGTCCGTCTCCCCCTGGCTCCCGGCGGACGTGCCCCCGCGCGTCGCCGAAGCCGTCCTCCGCTACCTGAAGGACGCCGAACTCGCGTACGGCGCCTTCGACTTCGCGGAGGACGCGGACGGGATCTGGTGGTTCCTGGAGTGCAACCAGTCGGGCCAGTTCGGTTTCGTGGAGATGGACACCGGCCAGCCGATCGCCGAGACCATCGCCCGATGGCTGGCGGGGGACCGGCGAGCGGCGCGGTCGTGCGGCGACGGCGACGGGGAAACGGCATCGTGA
- a CDS encoding cytochrome P450 translates to MTTAPDLRTYPALLDFPFSWDGTRPPAEVEDLRAATPVRRVRTIAGDEAWLVSSYELCRQVLKDDRFSLKDTSAPGVPRQYALTIPPEVVNNMGNITGAGLRRAVLKALNPKAPGLTEWLRAEAHRLVDLMEADGPTTDLRAAFCEPYSAGMHCRILGIPQTEAPAFLRSLDIAFMNSPCPITGARINWDRDIARMSGLLDDPATHGLMGELAALRDDPDYAHLTDEMLATVGVTMFGAGVISTSGFLAMALVYLLTHPIAWDLLRDRPDLIGPGVEELLRVNLSIGDALPRLALEDVRLGDVEVRAGELVLVLVEGANLDPEKFPDPHRFDVHRDNTADHLSFGGGAHYCPATALGRAHARIALEVLLDRLPELALAVPSGQLVWRTGFMKRIPERLPVTW, encoded by the coding sequence ATGACCACCGCCCCCGACCTCCGCACGTACCCAGCCCTGCTGGACTTCCCCTTCTCCTGGGACGGCACCCGCCCGCCCGCCGAAGTCGAGGACCTGCGCGCCGCCACCCCCGTACGGCGCGTGCGGACCATCGCCGGCGACGAGGCCTGGCTGGTGTCCTCCTACGAGCTGTGCCGGCAGGTCCTGAAGGACGACCGCTTCTCCCTCAAGGACACCTCCGCCCCCGGAGTGCCCCGCCAGTACGCGCTCACGATCCCGCCCGAGGTCGTGAACAACATGGGCAACATCACCGGGGCGGGGCTGCGCCGTGCGGTGCTGAAGGCGCTCAACCCCAAGGCGCCCGGCCTGACGGAGTGGCTGCGTGCCGAGGCCCACCGTCTGGTGGACCTGATGGAGGCCGACGGCCCGACGACGGATCTGCGCGCGGCGTTCTGCGAGCCCTACTCGGCGGGCATGCACTGCCGCATCCTCGGCATCCCGCAAACCGAGGCCCCGGCCTTCCTGCGCAGCCTCGACATCGCCTTCATGAACTCGCCGTGCCCGATCACCGGCGCGAGGATCAACTGGGACCGGGACATCGCCCGGATGTCCGGCCTGCTGGACGACCCGGCCACGCACGGCCTGATGGGCGAACTCGCCGCCCTGCGCGACGACCCCGACTACGCCCATCTGACCGACGAGATGCTGGCCACGGTCGGCGTCACCATGTTCGGCGCCGGTGTCATCTCCACCTCGGGCTTCCTCGCCATGGCCCTGGTCTACCTGCTCACCCACCCCATCGCATGGGACCTGCTGCGCGACCGCCCCGACCTGATCGGACCGGGCGTGGAGGAGCTGCTGCGGGTGAACCTCTCCATCGGCGACGCCCTGCCGCGCCTCGCCCTGGAGGACGTCCGGCTCGGCGACGTGGAGGTCCGCGCGGGCGAACTGGTCCTGGTCCTGGTGGAGGGCGCCAACCTCGACCCGGAGAAGTTCCCCGACCCGCACCGCTTCGACGTCCACCGTGACAACACCGCCGACCACCTCTCCTTCGGCGGCGGCGCCCACTACTGCCCGGCGACCGCCCTGGGCCGCGCGCACGCCCGGATCGCCCTGGAGGTCCTGCTCGACCGCCTGCCGGAGCTGGCACTCGCCGTGCCGTCCGGCCAACTGGTGTGGCGCACCGGGTTCATGAAGCGGATCCCCGAACGGCTGCCGGTGACCTGGTAG
- a CDS encoding Gfo/Idh/MocA family protein: MRIGLLGTGPWARAAYAPALAGHTGLDFAGVWGRRPEAATALAEQYGVEAYDEVDALLADVDAVAVALPPSVQAGMAVRAARAGRHLLLDKPLAVEVAEARAVAEAAERAQVASVVFFTARFQKEPDAWIGEQAAVAGWFTARAQWLGSVFTSDSPFAASPWRREKGALWDVGPHALSVLLPVLGDVRQVLAAAYGPSDTVHLVLDHATGASSTLTLSLTAPPSAAGADVELRGEAGVSVLPGSSEGAVPALTRAADALVTAARTGRPHACDASFGLRVTEILAAAQARLTGSQSPAD, translated from the coding sequence ATGCGCATCGGACTGCTCGGAACGGGCCCGTGGGCCCGGGCGGCCTACGCTCCGGCCCTGGCCGGGCACACCGGCCTGGACTTCGCCGGGGTGTGGGGCCGCAGGCCCGAGGCGGCGACGGCGCTGGCGGAGCAGTACGGCGTCGAGGCGTACGACGAGGTGGACGCGCTGCTGGCCGACGTGGACGCGGTGGCGGTGGCGCTGCCGCCGTCCGTGCAGGCCGGGATGGCGGTGCGGGCGGCGCGGGCCGGCCGTCATCTGCTGCTGGACAAGCCCCTGGCGGTGGAGGTCGCCGAGGCACGGGCCGTCGCCGAGGCGGCCGAGCGGGCCCAGGTGGCCTCGGTGGTGTTCTTCACCGCCCGCTTCCAGAAGGAGCCGGATGCCTGGATCGGTGAACAGGCGGCCGTGGCGGGCTGGTTCACGGCGCGGGCGCAGTGGCTCGGATCGGTGTTCACGAGCGACAGCCCGTTCGCGGCCTCGCCGTGGCGGCGCGAGAAGGGCGCGCTGTGGGACGTCGGGCCGCACGCGCTGTCGGTCCTGCTGCCGGTCCTCGGTGACGTACGGCAGGTCCTGGCGGCGGCGTACGGTCCCTCGGACACCGTGCATCTGGTCCTCGACCATGCCACCGGCGCGTCGAGCACGCTCACGCTGAGCCTGACGGCGCCGCCCTCGGCCGCCGGAGCCGATGTGGAGCTGCGGGGCGAGGCCGGGGTGTCGGTGCTGCCGGGGAGTTCCGAGGGCGCGGTCCCCGCCCTCACCCGCGCCGCCGACGCCCTGGTGACCGCGGCTCGCACCGGCCGCCCGCACGCCTGCGACGCCTCGTTCGGACTGCGGGTCACCGAGATCCTCGCCGCGGCCCAGGCCCGGCTCACCGGGAGCCAGAGCCCGGCGGACTAG